Proteins from a single region of Lonchura striata isolate bLonStr1 chromosome 34, bLonStr1.mat, whole genome shotgun sequence:
- the LOC144247846 gene encoding LOW QUALITY PROTEIN: EF-hand and coiled-coil domain-containing protein 1-like (The sequence of the model RefSeq protein was modified relative to this genomic sequence to represent the inferred CDS: inserted 2 bases in 2 codons), producing the protein MEPPEGWDPYGRPARRTQWLVSALASHYGLERGVENEIAVLATGLDRYLQEILQRLGRAGAGRIPGEDCRTLCRVLGLEEAAEPEECAGLWDGLSAELTFRQFHARPCGHFSTRAGPRLPPGRESEHIETQIRLRSPRRRRRADPAGRGAAGSAERRPPGPRCRERCEEMVALERXEERMARLREENGXLRELLEHMRAALQSSGARCLALQVSPGRLLHRPPGGGSAGPECCRRDAALGKSVL; encoded by the exons atGGAGCCGCCGGAGGGCTGGGACCCCTACGGGCGGCCGGCCCGGCGCACGCAGTGGCTGGTCAGCGCCCTCGCCTCCCACTATGGGCTGGAGCGCGGCGTGGAGAACGAGATCGCCGTGCTGGCCACCGGCCTGGACCGCTACCTGCAGGAGATCTTGCAGCGCCTgggccgcgccggggcgggccgCATCCCCGGCGAGGACTGCCGCACGCTGTGccgggtgctggggctggaggaggcggCGGAGCCCGAGGAGTGCGCGGGGCTGTGGGACGGGCTCTCGGCCGAGCTCACCTTCCGCCAGTTCCACGCGCGGCCCTGCGGCCACTTCAGCAcccgcgcggggccgcggctgccgccGGGCCGGGAGAGCGAGCACATCGAGACCCAGATCCGCCTGcgcagcccccgccgccgccgccgcgccgacCCCGCCGGCCGCggagccgcgggcagcgccgagcggcggccgccggggccccgcTGCCGAGAGCGCTGCGAGGAGATGGTGGCGCTGGAGC CCGAGGAGCGCATGGCCAGGCTGCGGGAGGAGAACG ACCtgcgggagctgctggagcacatGCGCGCCGCCCTGCAGAGCAGCGGGGCGCGGTGCCTGGCGCTGCAGGTGAGTCCGGGCCGGCTTCTGCACCGGCCTCCCGGGGGCGGCTCGGCCGGGCCCGAGTGCTGCAGGAGAGATGCTGCTCTCGGAAAGTCAGTGCTATAA